A DNA window from Candidatus Methylomirabilota bacterium contains the following coding sequences:
- a CDS encoding cytochrome C oxidase subunit IV family protein: MADGHASPNYWLIWLYLFILTVTEIAVIFAPIAKVLIVIALVSLALVKATLVAAYFMHLRFEVRTLALIALTPLFLGALLIFILIPDHSAVPHKTADSVKVAPAPGHR, encoded by the coding sequence ATGGCCGACGGACACGCGAGCCCCAACTACTGGCTGATCTGGCTGTACCTCTTCATCCTGACGGTGACCGAGATCGCGGTCATCTTCGCGCCCATAGCCAAGGTCCTGATCGTCATCGCTCTGGTCTCGCTCGCCCTGGTCAAGGCCACGCTGGTGGCGGCGTACTTCATGCACCTCCGGTTTGAAGTCCGGACCCTTGCCCTGATCGCGCTGACTCCCCTGTTTCTGGGCGCCCTCTTGATCTTCATCCTCATTCCGGATCACTCGGCGGTCCCCCACAAGACCGCCGACTCGGTGAAAGTCGCGCCCGCCCCTGGTCATCGCTGA
- a CDS encoding DUF420 domain-containing protein, producing the protein MSSLPLSALPALNAALNATCAVLLVSGYLMIRQGKVLAHKICMGSAFAVAVMFLASYLTYHYQVGSMSFGGQGWMRPVYFSLLTSHTILAAGIVPLVLVTLSHALRGRFDRHMRIARWTLPLWLYVSVTGVIVYLMLYHFYGRA; encoded by the coding sequence ATGAGCTCCCTCCCGCTCTCGGCCCTTCCTGCCCTTAACGCCGCCCTGAACGCGACCTGCGCCGTCCTCCTGGTGTCCGGCTACCTCATGATCCGCCAGGGCAAGGTGTTGGCGCACAAGATCTGCATGGGCTCCGCGTTCGCGGTCGCCGTCATGTTCCTGGCTTCGTATCTCACGTATCACTATCAGGTGGGCTCGATGAGCTTCGGGGGCCAGGGATGGATGCGTCCCGTCTACTTCAGCCTCCTCACCTCGCACACGATCCTGGCGGCGGGGATCGTCCCGCTCGTCCTCGTGACCCTGTCCCACGCGCTCCGCGGCCGCTTCGATCGGCACATGAGGATCGCGCGGTGGACGCTTCCCCTCTGGCTCTACGTGTCGGTGACCGGGGTGATCGTGTACTTGATGCTCTACCATTTCTACGGGCGCGCCTGA
- a CDS encoding cytochrome c oxidase assembly protein — MDELTLVSHSSSTGALLASWRWRPEVVLILATLASVYASGWWRLREWGYRELAPGWRLGLYLSGLGAVAVALLPPVDDLADVLLTAHMVQHLILMMIAAPLLLLGNPLPTSLWGLPRRARRALGRLLTRNAPLRKVLWAATLMPVAWLLFVGNLWLWHLPAAYQAALRDPVIHDVEHVAFFGTALLFWWPIVEPAPRLHERIPRGFAILYLLAATGQNTLLSALIALPERVLYPYYEASRPPFGVSALDDQALAGGLMWSMGHMYLIPILLVVARMLDREERTAREREAVRGDQPRR; from the coding sequence GTGGATGAGCTGACCCTCGTGAGCCATTCGTCCTCGACCGGAGCCTTGCTCGCCTCCTGGCGCTGGCGTCCGGAGGTTGTGCTCATCCTTGCGACACTGGCGAGTGTGTACGCCTCCGGGTGGTGGCGTCTTCGCGAGTGGGGCTATCGGGAGCTTGCCCCCGGATGGCGCCTCGGGCTCTACCTGAGCGGCCTTGGCGCGGTGGCCGTCGCCCTCCTCCCGCCCGTGGACGACCTCGCTGACGTCCTCCTGACCGCCCACATGGTCCAGCACCTGATCTTGATGATGATCGCGGCGCCACTTCTTCTCCTCGGGAACCCGCTGCCGACCTCTCTCTGGGGGCTGCCTCGGCGGGCTCGCCGAGCCCTCGGGCGCCTGCTCACTCGAAACGCACCGCTCCGCAAAGTCCTCTGGGCCGCCACCCTGATGCCGGTCGCCTGGCTCCTCTTCGTCGGGAACTTGTGGCTCTGGCATCTTCCCGCCGCCTATCAGGCCGCGCTGCGCGATCCCGTGATCCACGATGTCGAGCACGTGGCCTTCTTCGGCACGGCGCTCCTCTTCTGGTGGCCGATCGTGGAGCCGGCGCCCCGGCTGCACGAGCGGATCCCCCGCGGCTTCGCCATCCTGTATCTCCTCGCGGCCACGGGGCAGAACACGCTGCTGAGCGCCTTGATCGCCTTGCCCGAGCGCGTTCTGTATCCCTATTACGAGGCGTCGCGGCCGCCATTCGGTGTGAGCGCGCTCGACGACCAGGCCCTGGCGGGGGGCCTCATGTGGAGCATGGGGCATATGTATCTGATCCCCATTCTGCTGGTCGTGGCGAGGATGCTCGATCGCGAGGAGCGGACGGCGCGTGAGCGAGAAGCCGTTCGGGGAGACCAGCCCCGCCGGTGA
- a CDS encoding MOSC domain-containing protein, which translates to MNADGQTLGTKLSPAETPRNIATSGVPLNHLVDQEFWVGQVLLRSARLCEPCRHLEDLTQKGVLAGLIHRGGLRARILTEGTIRVGDVIRPPA; encoded by the coding sequence TTGAACGCCGACGGGCAAACGCTGGGCACCAAGTTGTCTCCGGCCGAGACCCCACGCAACATCGCCACATCCGGCGTGCCCTTGAACCACTTGGTGGACCAGGAATTCTGGGTGGGCCAAGTCTTGCTGCGGAGCGCGCGGCTCTGCGAGCCGTGCCGGCACCTGGAGGACCTCACTCAGAAAGGAGTCCTGGCCGGGCTCATTCATCGGGGCGGCCTGAGAGCGCGAATCCTGACCGAGGGCACGATCCGCGTGGGCGATGTCATCCGGCCCCCGGCCTGA